A stretch of Microbacterium sp. LWH3-1.2 DNA encodes these proteins:
- a CDS encoding phage tail protein: protein MAQFSVNASRFDPFKNFEFRVKGDGKYVAGVSKVSGLKRTTEVVEHREGRRLVARAESARELLGSRELRAAARRVPELGRSIESAPAELDRQDAAAEQSRSELHDASKEWLEALRTLRNPGG from the coding sequence ATGGCACAGTTCAGCGTCAACGCCAGCAGGTTCGACCCGTTCAAGAACTTCGAATTCCGCGTGAAGGGGGACGGCAAGTACGTCGCGGGCGTCAGCAAGGTGAGCGGTCTCAAGCGCACCACGGAGGTCGTCGAGCACCGCGAAGGCAGGAGGCTCGTCGCGCGCGCCGAATCCGCCCGCGAGCTGCTCGGCTCGCGTGAGCTCCGGGCGGCGGCGCGACGGGTACCCGAACTCGGCAGGAGCATCGAGTCGGCTCCAGCGGAGTTGGATCGCCAGGACGCGGCCGCCGAGCAGTCGCGTTCCGAACTGCACGACGCGAGCAAGGAGTGGCTCGAGGCCCTCCGGACGTTGCGGAACCCGGGTGGATGA
- a CDS encoding MarR family winged helix-turn-helix transcriptional regulator, producing MPDRAFSPVISLLTVAAVWDAHLGAQLRDLGLTTRKYGLLAHIEATPGISFSELARRSQITVQSAHTAVQTLVADGLVADATKHAGAASDLRVTERGNEVLQAAEQRLAALDAGLAAGAPALASALEGLHEQPFGLAPE from the coding sequence GTGCCAGACCGTGCGTTCAGTCCCGTCATCTCGCTGCTGACCGTGGCCGCCGTCTGGGACGCGCACCTCGGCGCGCAGCTGCGCGACCTCGGGCTCACCACCCGAAAGTACGGACTGCTCGCCCACATCGAGGCGACGCCCGGCATCTCGTTCAGCGAACTCGCGCGCCGCTCCCAGATCACCGTGCAGTCGGCGCACACCGCGGTGCAGACCCTCGTCGCCGACGGGCTCGTCGCGGACGCCACGAAGCACGCGGGCGCGGCCTCCGATCTGCGCGTGACCGAGCGGGGGAACGAGGTGCTGCAGGCGGCCGAGCAACGGCTGGCAGCGCTCGACGCGGGACTGGCCGCGGGGGCGCCCGCACTCGCCAGCGCGTTGGAGGGTCTGCACGAGCAGCCGTTCGGACTGGCCCCCGAGTAG
- a CDS encoding GNAT family N-acetyltransferase — protein sequence MDWKIELIHVPVSDVDRAKEFYERIGFHADHDQTPVEGLRFVQMTPPGSACSIAFGTGLGNTLSPGQQNTIQVVVPDADEALAHLRANGVEGRGVDDQDWGRFVQFDDPDGNTWTLQQLPAWR from the coding sequence ATGGACTGGAAGATCGAGCTGATCCACGTGCCGGTGTCCGACGTCGACCGCGCGAAGGAGTTCTACGAGCGGATCGGCTTCCATGCCGACCACGACCAGACCCCTGTCGAGGGGCTCCGCTTCGTGCAGATGACTCCGCCCGGGTCGGCCTGCTCCATCGCCTTCGGCACCGGGCTCGGCAACACTCTCTCACCCGGACAGCAGAACACCATCCAGGTCGTGGTGCCCGACGCCGACGAGGCACTGGCACACTTGCGCGCCAACGGCGTCGAGGGGCGCGGGGTCGACGACCAGGACTGGGGCCGGTTCGTGCAGTTCGACGACCCCGACGGCAACACCTGGACGCTGCAGCAGCTCCCCGCCTGGCGCTGA
- a CDS encoding phage tail sheath family protein, which yields MRSQLTCPGVYIEEVASGVRTIVGVSTAVTAFVGRAPRGPVDRPVVVTNFGEFERVFGGLWRLSRLGFSVRDFFLNGGGTAVIVRVVNDAASDADDPASSSVDLALDTGADLLTLEAVDVGLWGDGLRVRIDHETRPHDAALGDEPDTLFNLTVRDSATGMIEAHRNVVLAPADHPRLLSRVLGNESVLVRTAGTVPDSSRPKVHTGTPSAGKTIWDDLTPTPGDPSQEASQRLAGGDDGDDLVAADVKGSLGAKTGLYALEDADIFNLLVIPPYQGVSPDGPGGEVEADVIAEAATYAETRRAFYVIDAPPTWDTAGDAASGLASLGTVSANAAVYFPRLRQTNPLRDNQLETFGASGAVAGVLARTDATRGVWKAPAGLEATLNGVPELSVPLSDGEIGQLNTLGINSLRAFAGAGRVVWGARTLKGADSLANEWKYIPVRRTALFIEESLFRGTQWVVFEPNDEPLWAQIRLNVGTFMNDLFRQGAFQGRTPRDAYFVKCDRETTTQSDIDRGIVNVHVGFAPLKPAEFVVIRLQQIAGASAV from the coding sequence ATGCGGTCCCAACTGACCTGTCCCGGCGTGTACATCGAGGAGGTGGCCAGCGGGGTTCGGACGATCGTCGGGGTCTCCACCGCGGTCACCGCCTTCGTGGGGCGGGCGCCCCGCGGCCCGGTGGACAGGCCCGTCGTCGTGACGAACTTCGGTGAGTTCGAGCGCGTGTTCGGCGGACTCTGGAGGCTCAGCCGGCTCGGCTTCTCCGTGCGCGACTTCTTCCTCAACGGCGGCGGCACAGCCGTGATCGTCCGCGTCGTGAACGATGCGGCGTCCGACGCCGACGACCCCGCGTCGTCCTCGGTCGACCTCGCCCTCGACACCGGTGCGGACCTCCTCACGCTCGAGGCGGTCGATGTCGGCCTGTGGGGCGACGGCCTCCGCGTGCGCATCGACCACGAGACGCGCCCCCACGACGCGGCTCTGGGCGACGAGCCCGACACCCTGTTCAACCTGACCGTCCGCGACAGCGCGACAGGAATGATCGAGGCCCATCGCAATGTCGTCCTCGCACCGGCCGACCATCCGCGACTGCTGTCGCGGGTCCTCGGCAACGAGTCCGTCCTCGTGCGCACGGCAGGGACCGTGCCCGACAGCAGTCGCCCCAAGGTCCACACGGGCACGCCATCGGCGGGCAAGACGATCTGGGACGACCTCACGCCGACGCCGGGCGACCCTTCGCAGGAGGCGAGCCAGCGGCTCGCCGGCGGAGACGACGGCGATGACCTCGTCGCCGCCGACGTGAAGGGCTCGCTCGGCGCCAAGACGGGACTGTACGCGCTCGAGGACGCCGACATCTTCAACCTCCTCGTCATTCCCCCGTATCAGGGGGTGTCGCCCGACGGTCCCGGCGGCGAGGTCGAGGCCGACGTCATCGCGGAGGCGGCGACCTATGCCGAGACGCGGCGCGCGTTCTACGTGATCGACGCCCCGCCGACCTGGGACACGGCCGGCGACGCGGCGTCGGGTCTCGCGTCGCTCGGAACGGTGAGCGCGAACGCGGCGGTGTACTTCCCGAGGCTGCGGCAGACCAACCCGCTCCGCGACAACCAGCTCGAGACCTTCGGGGCCTCGGGCGCGGTGGCAGGCGTGCTCGCCCGCACCGATGCGACCCGCGGCGTGTGGAAGGCGCCGGCCGGCCTCGAGGCGACGCTCAACGGCGTGCCCGAGCTCTCGGTCCCGCTGAGCGACGGCGAGATCGGGCAGCTGAACACGCTCGGCATCAACAGCCTGCGCGCGTTCGCGGGCGCCGGCCGCGTCGTGTGGGGGGCGCGCACGCTGAAGGGTGCGGACTCGCTCGCGAACGAGTGGAAGTACATCCCCGTGCGGCGCACCGCGCTCTTCATCGAGGAGTCGCTCTTCCGCGGAACGCAGTGGGTCGTGTTCGAACCCAACGACGAGCCGCTGTGGGCGCAGATCCGCCTCAACGTCGGCACGTTCATGAACGACCTCTTCCGCCAGGGCGCGTTCCAGGGCCGCACCCCGCGCGATGCGTACTTCGTCAAGTGCGACAGGGAGACGACGACGCAGTCGGACATCGACCGGGGCATCGTCAACGTCCACGTCGGCTTCGCGCCGCTCAAGCCCGCGGAGTTCGTCGTCATCCGACTGCAGCAGATCGCCGGCGCGAGCGCCGTCTGA
- a CDS encoding amino acid permease, producing the protein MTDNPPVAKMDPEDALENDRELTGDRAEAVQDFSSEDAGYHKALRPRQIQMIAIGGAIGTGLFMGAGGRLASSGPALILVYAVCGFFAFLILRALGELVLHRPSSGSFVSYAREFYGEKLAFGAGWMYFLNWAMTSIVDVTAAALYVNFWAQYWEPLQQIPQWVIALVALVVVLSLNLVSVKLFGEMEFWFALIKVAALVIFLIVGTCFIVFNGSTDVGPTGFTVIAENGGMFPMGFIAPLLAITGVVFAYAGIELIGTAAGETANPAKVMPKAINTVVLRIAIFYVGSILLLSLLLPFDVYQAGQSPFVTFFSHIGSPEAGAIAGSVMNFVVLTAALSSLNAGLYSTGRILRSMSVNGSAPAFTAAMSKNGVPYGGILLTAVITLAGVGINALWPSQAFEIVLEISALGIIGGWATIILCQLKLQRWAKQGKVVRPAFRLFGAPFTSYLTLAFLAFVLVTMAFSETGRWVLASLVLLIPALIIGWFAARGKIQEAARAREGYTGSHPVIATRPAEDALRRRD; encoded by the coding sequence ATGACTGACAATCCCCCCGTCGCGAAGATGGATCCCGAGGACGCTCTCGAGAACGATCGCGAACTCACCGGTGACCGCGCTGAAGCCGTCCAGGACTTCTCCAGCGAGGACGCCGGCTATCACAAGGCCCTGCGGCCCCGCCAGATCCAGATGATCGCGATCGGCGGCGCGATCGGCACCGGTCTGTTCATGGGCGCCGGCGGTCGCCTCGCGTCCAGCGGCCCGGCCCTGATCCTGGTCTACGCCGTCTGCGGCTTCTTCGCCTTCCTCATCCTCCGCGCCCTCGGCGAGCTTGTCCTGCATCGCCCGTCCTCGGGGTCGTTCGTCTCGTACGCGCGGGAGTTCTACGGGGAGAAGCTCGCGTTCGGTGCGGGCTGGATGTACTTCCTCAACTGGGCGATGACCTCGATCGTCGACGTCACCGCCGCGGCTCTCTACGTGAACTTCTGGGCCCAGTACTGGGAACCGCTGCAGCAGATCCCGCAATGGGTGATCGCGCTGGTCGCACTGGTCGTGGTGCTGTCACTGAACCTTGTGAGCGTCAAGCTGTTCGGCGAGATGGAGTTCTGGTTCGCGCTCATCAAGGTCGCCGCGCTCGTGATCTTCCTCATCGTGGGCACGTGCTTCATCGTCTTCAACGGGTCCACCGATGTCGGCCCGACCGGGTTCACCGTGATCGCCGAGAACGGCGGCATGTTCCCGATGGGATTCATCGCGCCTCTCCTTGCGATCACCGGGGTGGTGTTCGCCTACGCGGGCATCGAGTTGATCGGGACCGCGGCCGGTGAGACGGCGAATCCCGCGAAGGTGATGCCGAAGGCGATCAACACCGTGGTGCTGCGGATCGCCATCTTCTATGTCGGATCGATCCTGCTGCTGTCGCTGCTGCTTCCGTTCGACGTGTACCAGGCTGGCCAGTCGCCGTTCGTGACGTTCTTCTCCCACATCGGATCCCCCGAAGCCGGGGCGATAGCGGGGTCGGTGATGAACTTCGTCGTGCTCACGGCCGCGCTGTCGAGCCTGAACGCGGGCCTGTACTCGACCGGCCGCATCCTGCGGTCCATGTCGGTGAACGGCTCCGCGCCGGCGTTCACCGCCGCCATGAGCAAGAACGGCGTGCCCTATGGCGGCATCCTGCTCACCGCGGTGATCACGCTCGCCGGCGTCGGCATCAACGCGCTCTGGCCGTCCCAGGCGTTCGAGATCGTCCTCGAGATCTCCGCGCTCGGGATCATCGGCGGCTGGGCCACGATCATCCTCTGCCAGCTGAAGCTGCAGCGGTGGGCGAAGCAGGGGAAGGTCGTCCGCCCCGCGTTCCGGCTCTTCGGGGCGCCCTTCACGTCCTACCTGACGCTTGCGTTCCTCGCGTTCGTGCTCGTCACCATGGCGTTCTCCGAAACGGGGCGCTGGGTGCTCGCGTCGCTGGTCCTGCTGATCCCCGCCCTCATCATCGGCTGGTTCGCTGCACGCGGCAAGATCCAGGAGGCCGCCCGCGCGCGCGAGGGCTACACCGGCAGCCACCCCGTCATCGCCACGCGACCCGCCGAGGACGCTCTGCGACGCCGGGACTGA
- a CDS encoding ATP-dependent Clp protease ATP-binding subunit produces MPEDFTPQAGDDASSFDEFLARYLAGERARAERSIDLSRYLGSRTQELLRRAGRYALERGQQELDALHVLRILVAEAPAREAVQRIGADADAIARATEERLPSATAGADVDGAVVTSSVQRALFHAFQVARSSGSTYVDPEHLFFALVLAQDTPAGQVLARAGVTAEALMQGARETVTPGETTPSDVRPEGAASDTPMLDTYGTDLTARAVAGELDPVIGRADEIEQTIEILSRRTKNNPVLVGEAGVGKTAIVEGLAQAIVDGAVPEQLLGKRVIALDLPAMLAGTRYRGDFEERLTKTMDEIAAHKGELIVFIDEVHTVVGAGGAGDGGMDAGNILKPRLARGELHLVGATTLKEYRVIEKDPALERRFQPVRVGEPSVEDAVLILRGLKPAYEEHHGIVYTDEALRAAVELSDRYLSERVLPDKAIDLIDQAGARLRLRLGSKVDVSGLIERLATLEADKNAAVSAEHYEEASQIRDQIADVQDRLERATAAGAAVRTEAVVDEPEIAAVISRATGIPVNRVTETERERLASLEDELHDRVIGQEDAVTAVAKAVRRNRTGMGDARRPVGSFLFLGPTGVGKTELAKALAGSLFDDDTAVIRFDMSEFGERHTVSRLVGAPPGYVGYDEAGQLTERVRRNPYSIVLFDEIEKAHPDVFNLLLQVLDDGRLTDGQGRTVDFRNTVVVMTSNLGSEFLASRGGAIGFLANGGGATGFGSEKDLRDRVFGKLREAMRPEFLNRIDEIVLFRRLEKPQLQSIVRLLLGASDARLAKREVSLVVTDAAVAWLADNGYEPEYGARPLRRLIQREVDDRIADLFVTGALADGGTVTVDAAADALSVVAGSRVAVAA; encoded by the coding sequence ATGCCCGAAGACTTCACTCCTCAGGCCGGCGACGACGCGAGCTCGTTCGACGAGTTCCTGGCACGCTACCTCGCGGGCGAGCGCGCGCGTGCCGAGCGCTCGATCGACCTGAGCCGCTACCTCGGCTCACGCACCCAGGAGCTGCTCCGGCGTGCCGGCAGGTACGCGCTCGAGCGCGGCCAGCAGGAGCTCGACGCGCTGCATGTGCTGCGCATCCTCGTCGCCGAGGCCCCGGCGCGTGAGGCCGTCCAGCGCATCGGCGCGGACGCCGACGCCATCGCGCGCGCCACCGAGGAGCGCCTTCCCTCCGCGACGGCGGGCGCCGACGTCGACGGGGCCGTGGTGACCTCGTCGGTGCAGCGGGCGCTGTTCCACGCGTTCCAGGTCGCCCGCTCGTCCGGATCGACGTACGTCGACCCCGAACACCTCTTCTTCGCCCTCGTGCTCGCGCAGGACACCCCCGCCGGTCAGGTGCTGGCGCGCGCCGGCGTGACCGCCGAGGCGCTCATGCAGGGTGCCCGCGAGACCGTCACACCGGGTGAGACCACGCCGTCCGATGTGCGGCCCGAGGGTGCGGCATCCGACACCCCCATGCTCGACACGTACGGCACCGACCTGACGGCGCGCGCCGTGGCCGGCGAGCTCGACCCCGTGATCGGACGGGCCGACGAGATCGAGCAGACGATCGAGATCCTCAGCCGCCGCACCAAGAACAACCCGGTGCTCGTCGGCGAGGCCGGTGTCGGCAAGACCGCGATCGTCGAGGGCCTCGCCCAGGCGATCGTCGACGGCGCCGTGCCCGAGCAGCTGCTCGGCAAGCGGGTCATCGCGCTCGACCTGCCTGCGATGCTCGCGGGAACCCGCTACCGCGGCGACTTCGAGGAGCGCCTCACCAAGACCATGGACGAGATCGCCGCGCACAAGGGCGAGCTGATCGTCTTCATCGACGAGGTGCACACCGTGGTCGGCGCCGGGGGCGCCGGTGACGGCGGCATGGACGCGGGGAACATCCTCAAGCCGCGCCTCGCGCGCGGCGAGCTGCACCTCGTGGGCGCCACGACGCTCAAGGAGTACCGCGTCATCGAGAAGGACCCCGCGCTCGAGCGCCGGTTCCAGCCGGTCCGCGTGGGTGAGCCCTCCGTCGAGGACGCCGTGCTGATCCTCCGCGGCCTCAAGCCCGCGTACGAGGAGCACCACGGCATCGTCTACACCGACGAGGCGCTGCGCGCGGCCGTCGAGCTCAGCGACCGGTACCTCAGCGAGCGGGTGCTGCCCGACAAGGCCATCGACCTCATCGATCAGGCCGGTGCCCGGCTGCGGCTGCGCCTCGGGTCGAAGGTCGACGTGAGCGGGCTGATCGAGCGGCTCGCGACGCTCGAGGCCGACAAGAACGCCGCGGTGTCGGCGGAGCACTACGAGGAGGCGTCGCAGATCCGCGACCAGATCGCCGATGTGCAGGACCGCCTCGAGCGGGCCACCGCCGCAGGCGCCGCGGTGCGCACCGAGGCGGTCGTCGACGAGCCCGAGATCGCCGCCGTGATCAGCCGCGCCACCGGCATCCCGGTGAACCGCGTGACCGAGACCGAGCGCGAGCGCCTGGCGTCCCTCGAGGACGAGCTGCACGATCGCGTGATCGGGCAGGAGGACGCCGTGACCGCGGTCGCCAAGGCCGTACGGCGCAACCGCACCGGCATGGGCGATGCGCGTCGCCCGGTGGGGTCGTTCCTCTTCCTCGGTCCGACCGGCGTCGGCAAGACCGAGCTCGCGAAGGCGCTGGCGGGGTCGCTCTTCGACGACGACACAGCCGTGATCCGCTTCGACATGAGCGAGTTCGGCGAGCGGCACACCGTGTCGCGCCTCGTCGGAGCCCCTCCCGGATACGTCGGCTACGACGAGGCCGGACAGCTCACCGAGCGCGTGCGGCGCAACCCGTACTCGATCGTGCTGTTCGACGAGATCGAGAAGGCGCACCCCGACGTGTTCAACCTGCTGCTTCAGGTGCTCGACGACGGCCGCCTGACCGACGGCCAGGGTCGCACGGTCGACTTCCGCAACACGGTGGTGGTGATGACCTCGAACCTCGGCTCGGAGTTCCTCGCATCGCGTGGTGGAGCGATCGGGTTCCTCGCCAACGGCGGAGGGGCCACCGGATTCGGCTCGGAGAAGGATCTGCGCGACCGGGTGTTCGGCAAGCTGCGCGAGGCGATGCGTCCGGAGTTCCTCAACCGCATCGACGAGATCGTGCTGTTCCGCAGGCTCGAGAAGCCGCAGCTTCAGAGCATCGTGCGCCTGTTGCTCGGTGCCTCCGACGCGCGGCTCGCGAAGCGCGAGGTGTCGCTGGTCGTGACCGACGCGGCGGTGGCGTGGCTCGCCGACAACGGGTACGAGCCCGAGTACGGCGCCCGGCCGCTGCGCCGCCTCATCCAGCGCGAGGTCGACGACCGTATCGCCGACCTGTTCGTCACGGGTGCGCTCGCCGACGGCGGGACCGTGACGGTGGATGCCGCGGCCGACGCGCTGTCGGTGGTGGCGGGTTCACGCGTCGCCGTGGCCGCCTGA
- a CDS encoding class I SAM-dependent methyltransferase has protein sequence MTFSLDGLRRWPDVEAPDLVAADAADRLLLEESAIARSTATGGGLVVIGDGYGALTLSAAADGGCGIRVHQDPLTGERALAANSERFGLGDAFASLPLAPELVRGARVVLLRLPRSLDALRDVAALIAAYAAPDVVVFAGGRVKHMTLAMNDVLRERFARLDVTHARQKSRVLIAREPHDGRDPVPSRATHDGIVVCAYGGAFAGASIDIGTRFLLEHLPPLADGAAIDFACGTGVVAAALALRHPSLRVLACDQSAAAVASAHATAEANGVADRVHVVRDDMLGAQPDASATFIALNPPFHSGSAVHDAIAPRMFAEAARVLRPGGELWAVWNSGLRYRPALDRTVGPTRQIARNAKFTVTASTRR, from the coding sequence GTGACATTCTCGCTCGACGGCCTGCGCCGGTGGCCCGACGTGGAGGCTCCGGACCTCGTGGCGGCGGATGCTGCGGACCGGCTGCTGCTCGAAGAATCCGCGATCGCTCGGTCGACAGCGACGGGCGGCGGGCTGGTGGTGATCGGCGACGGCTACGGCGCGCTGACGCTGAGCGCGGCCGCGGACGGCGGTTGCGGCATCCGTGTCCATCAGGACCCGCTCACCGGCGAACGCGCTCTCGCGGCGAACTCCGAGCGCTTCGGACTCGGCGACGCGTTCGCGTCGCTGCCGCTGGCGCCGGAGCTGGTGCGCGGCGCACGGGTCGTGCTGCTGCGGCTGCCGAGGTCGCTCGACGCGCTGCGTGACGTCGCGGCGCTGATCGCCGCATACGCGGCGCCCGATGTCGTCGTGTTCGCGGGTGGTCGAGTGAAGCACATGACGCTCGCCATGAACGACGTGCTGCGCGAACGGTTCGCCCGCCTCGATGTCACTCACGCCCGCCAGAAGTCCCGCGTGCTCATCGCCCGCGAGCCCCACGACGGCCGTGACCCGGTTCCGAGCCGCGCGACACACGACGGGATCGTCGTCTGCGCGTACGGAGGAGCGTTCGCCGGGGCGTCGATCGACATCGGGACGAGGTTCCTGCTGGAGCACCTGCCCCCGCTCGCCGATGGCGCGGCGATCGATTTCGCGTGCGGGACCGGTGTGGTCGCGGCGGCGCTGGCACTGCGGCATCCGTCTCTCCGCGTGCTCGCGTGCGACCAGTCCGCAGCCGCGGTCGCATCCGCGCACGCGACGGCGGAGGCGAACGGCGTCGCCGACCGCGTCCACGTCGTCCGCGACGACATGCTCGGCGCACAGCCGGACGCGAGCGCGACCTTCATCGCACTGAACCCGCCGTTCCACTCGGGGTCGGCGGTGCACGATGCCATCGCTCCGCGGATGTTCGCGGAGGCTGCTCGCGTGCTGCGGCCCGGCGGCGAACTCTGGGCCGTGTGGAACTCCGGACTGCGCTACCGTCCGGCGCTCGATCGCACGGTCGGCCCCACACGGCAGATCGCACGCAACGCCAAGTTCACCGTGACGGCGTCCACCCGCCGCTGA
- a CDS encoding DUF3817 domain-containing protein has translation MFRNPHTLFRALAVFEAISWTLLIAGLILRATTDWALGVTIGGGIHGFIFLSYGATVILVALNNRWRVGPTVLALVSAVIPYATIPAELWLQRSGRLAGAWRLEVTDDPRDDTWYDRLMRWFLRRPWVLGALIALAVVLLFVVLLILGPPGGRG, from the coding sequence GTGTTCCGCAATCCCCACACCCTGTTCCGCGCGCTCGCTGTCTTCGAGGCGATCTCGTGGACCCTCCTCATCGCCGGCCTCATCCTCCGCGCCACCACCGACTGGGCGCTCGGCGTCACGATCGGCGGCGGCATCCACGGCTTCATCTTCCTGTCGTACGGCGCGACCGTGATCCTCGTCGCCCTCAACAACCGCTGGCGTGTCGGCCCGACGGTGCTCGCGCTCGTGAGCGCCGTCATCCCGTACGCCACGATCCCCGCGGAGTTGTGGCTCCAGCGCAGCGGTCGGCTCGCCGGCGCGTGGCGGCTCGAAGTCACCGACGACCCGCGCGACGACACGTGGTACGACCGGCTCATGCGCTGGTTCCTGCGGCGGCCCTGGGTCCTCGGCGCGCTGATCGCCCTCGCCGTCGTGCTCCTGTTCGTCGTGCTGCTCATCCTCGGTCCGCCCGGCGGGCGGGGTTGA
- a CDS encoding LacI family DNA-binding transcriptional regulator, translating to MPEHGRTGSAVTMRDVAKAAGVSVATVSHVVNDKPGARIGDDARRRVQEAVAALGYRPNALAKTLSQGTSRFIGLVSDAIATTPFAGQIIHGAQNEAWRHGYVLLVADTDGNRAAEDEAIAMMLEHQVHGVLYSSWYHHEITVPPALLQTDTVLVDCFATGSDLPAVVPDEEQGGRLATEELIAAGHRRIAFINTTTPSPAQTGRLAGYRAALEAAGLPYDPELAFFAAPQQEGGYAATASIVAAQVTAVFCHNDRVAMGLYDGLREGGLRIPEDIAIMGFDNQDVIAAHLRPPLSTVALPHYELGATAVRVLLGLEKADAAGPYLVACPPVLRQSV from the coding sequence ATGCCCGAGCACGGCAGGACCGGGTCCGCGGTGACGATGCGCGATGTCGCGAAGGCGGCCGGCGTCTCGGTGGCCACCGTGTCGCACGTCGTCAACGACAAGCCTGGCGCGCGGATCGGCGACGACGCCCGTCGGCGTGTCCAAGAAGCCGTGGCCGCGCTCGGCTACCGGCCGAACGCATTGGCGAAAACGCTCTCTCAGGGCACCTCCCGGTTCATCGGACTCGTATCGGACGCGATCGCGACCACACCGTTCGCCGGACAGATCATCCACGGTGCCCAGAACGAGGCGTGGCGGCATGGCTACGTGCTCCTCGTCGCGGACACGGACGGGAACCGTGCGGCCGAGGACGAAGCGATCGCCATGATGCTCGAGCACCAGGTCCACGGCGTGCTCTACTCCAGCTGGTACCACCACGAGATCACGGTGCCCCCGGCGCTGCTGCAGACCGACACCGTGCTCGTCGACTGCTTCGCGACAGGCAGCGACCTTCCTGCGGTGGTTCCAGACGAGGAACAGGGCGGACGACTTGCCACCGAGGAACTGATCGCTGCCGGCCACCGCCGCATCGCCTTCATCAACACCACGACCCCTTCACCGGCGCAGACCGGCCGGCTTGCCGGGTACCGCGCCGCATTGGAGGCGGCCGGGCTGCCGTACGACCCCGAGTTGGCGTTCTTCGCCGCGCCTCAACAGGAGGGCGGGTACGCGGCGACCGCGTCGATCGTCGCCGCACAGGTCACGGCGGTGTTCTGCCACAACGACCGGGTGGCCATGGGCCTGTACGACGGCCTCCGCGAGGGCGGGCTGCGGATCCCGGAGGACATCGCCATCATGGGGTTCGACAACCAGGACGTGATCGCCGCACACCTGCGCCCTCCGCTGTCGACGGTGGCGCTGCCGCACTACGAGCTCGGTGCCACCGCGGTGCGCGTCCTTCTCGGACTCGAGAAGGCGGACGCGGCGGGACCCTACCTCGTGGCCTGCCCGCCCGTGCTGCGTCAGTCCGTCTAG
- a CDS encoding FadR/GntR family transcriptional regulator — translation MEPLSDSWTAPPGGGRVGAVDYVLRDLSEAIAAGIARVGDRLPSEQALAARYGVSRAVVREVLRILETRGLTVTRTGRGTFVTATEPARDMRFGSYSAGHLMEARPHIEVAAAGLAAVRRSEDQVTALQELQEQMEAEEDPQRWVDLDARLHAAIASASGNPVFADVLESIRMVLAQQSSVINLTPGRRHQSDAEHRAIIAAIARGSVEEAEDSMGYHLDQVKEVLLSITMLDERR, via the coding sequence GTGGAACCCCTGTCAGACAGCTGGACAGCGCCGCCAGGCGGAGGCCGCGTCGGTGCGGTGGACTACGTGCTGCGTGACCTCAGTGAGGCGATCGCCGCCGGAATCGCGCGCGTGGGGGATCGGCTGCCGTCCGAACAGGCGCTCGCTGCGCGGTACGGGGTCTCGCGGGCGGTCGTCCGCGAGGTGCTTCGCATCCTGGAGACGCGCGGACTGACGGTGACGAGGACGGGGCGGGGCACCTTCGTCACCGCCACGGAACCGGCCAGGGACATGCGATTCGGCAGCTACTCGGCCGGGCACCTCATGGAGGCGCGCCCTCACATCGAGGTCGCTGCGGCGGGTCTTGCCGCGGTGCGTCGCAGCGAGGACCAGGTCACGGCGTTGCAGGAACTGCAGGAGCAGATGGAAGCGGAGGAGGACCCCCAGCGGTGGGTCGATCTCGACGCTCGGCTTCATGCGGCGATCGCATCCGCGTCCGGGAACCCCGTGTTCGCGGACGTCCTGGAGAGCATCCGGATGGTCCTCGCGCAGCAGTCCAGTGTCATCAACCTCACGCCCGGTCGACGTCACCAGAGCGACGCCGAGCACCGGGCGATCATCGCCGCGATCGCGCGCGGTTCGGTGGAAGAGGCAGAGGACAGCATGGGCTACCACCTCGACCAGGTGAAGGAGGTTCTGCTCAGCATCACGATGCTCGACGAGCGGCGCTGA